The Ruminococcaceae bacterium R-25 genomic interval TGCCTTTACGGCGCTTTGAACCTTAAGATGAATTACAAGATCTTCGCTTATCCTTACCTTGTATGGATCGTGATCTTTACGATACTCCCGTTGATCCTTATCCTCTTCAGAGCTTTTTTCAAGAAGGCTGCAGGCGGCGGATATGAGTTCACGACAGCAGGCTTTGCAGTCCTTTTCCAGAACAAGACGGTAACGACCAGATTCTATGGTATGGACGTTACCCTGCAGGAGTATTTTTCGATCTTCTTAAGGAGTTTGGATTATGCTCTCTGGACAACGATCGGATGCCTTGTTTTGGGCTATCCTGCGAGCTATATCCTTGCAAGAAGATCAAAGCTTAAGCGCCAGAGCGGTTCAAGGCTTCTCATGCTCTTCGTTCTTCCCATGTGGATGAACACAATGCTCAGAACTTATGCCTGGAGAGCTTTCTTCAGCGAGACAGGCGTTCTTAACACATTGATGCAGCAGTGGGGCATGATCGACGCTCCTATTATGTTCTTAAAAAACGAAGTGATCGCGGACATCGTAACCAAGCTCGTTATGACAAACGACTTCCTGCCGTTCATGATCCTGCCCTTGTACTCGGTATTGGTCAAGCTCGACGACAGCTTGTCAGAGGCAGCTTACGATCTGGGCGCTACAAAGGTACAGACCTTCCTTAAGGTTATATTCCCTCTGTCTCTGCCGGGCGTTATTTCCGGCATCCAGATGGTATTCATGCCGTCCCTGACGTTCTACATGATCCCTGATATCCTTAATGAGGGCTCGAAAACAACGATCGGCACCACAGTTCAGAACTTCATCCTGAACGAGAGCACCACTTATAACCAGGCAGGCAACGTTCTTTCACTGTTGCTCCTCATTTTCGTACTCATTACAATGGGAATCCTGCGCGGACAGGATAAAGAAGCAGGCGGAGGTATGGCATTATGAGAATCGCAAAAAGACTCGTACCGGATCTTTATCTGGGCCTCCTTCTGATATTTATCTATCTGCCCATCGCAATCCTTATAATCTACTCATTCAATGCACTTCCGAAGTCATTTATCTGGGGCGGATTTACTTTGAACAACTATAAGAGCCTGTTCAAAGGATCTGACGGATCAGGCATTCTCGAGTCTTTGACCGAGACACTCAAGGTAGCATCGATCGCTTCGGTCGCTTCAACGGCATTCGGCGTTCTGAGCTCTCTGGGTCTTGCTTACCTTAACAAGAAACTCCAGAACCTCGCCATGACGATGACATACGTTCCGAATGTAATGCCTGACCTTGTTACAGGTATCTCATTCATGCTCCTGTTCTCATTCTTGGGTGTCCAGAAGAGCGAATTCACGCTCATCATGTCGCACATCGCACTCTGCGTGCCCTTTGCGATCCTTTCTATCAGTCCTAAGATCAAGCAGCTCGACAAGAGTCTTACAGAAGCAGCAATGGATCTCGGCGCAACAAGGTTCCAGACATTAAGACTGGTAATTATCCCTGAGATCATGCCGGGTATCTTATCTTCGGTGCTTCTCACATTTACGCTTTCTATAGACGATTACCTTATCAGTAACTTTAACGTGGACAGTTCCATCCAGACTCTGCCAATGATGATCTACTCAATGGCAAAGCTCGGCGTCAACCCCAAGATGAACGCGCTTACGACCTTGATGTTCGGTGCAGTCCTGATCCTCATGGTCCTGTCCAACCTGTCGTCTTTCAAGAAAGCTAAGAATACAAAGAAATAATTTATTGAGCATAAAAAGGAGAGTAAAGAAATGCACAAGAACGTAAGGAAAGTAATTTCTTCATTGGCAGCTCTGGTAATGGCAGGAACATTGATCCTGCCCTGCGGATGCGCAAAGAAGACACAGCTCATCATCTACAACTGGGGTGAGTACATCGCTGATGAAACGATCGAAAAGTTTAAGACCAAGTATCCCCAGTACGATCTGGTATACAGAACTTTCGAGACAAACGAGACAATGTATCCCAACCTTTCGAACGGTTATGACGTAATCATTCCTTCAGATTACATGGTATGCCGTCTTATCGAGGAAGACTGGGTACAGCCCCTCGACTGGAACAAGCTTCCCAATGTTACAAAGTACATGGATCCCATGTTCCGTAACGTTACTTATACTGACAACAAGGAGATTTCAGACCAGGTATTGGACTATGCAGTTCCTTATATGTACTGCACAGTAGGTCTCGTTTATGACGCAAACAAGATCACGCTTCCTGAGGGAACTACTGATCCTGCAGTTATCTGGGATGTTCTCTTCAACGAGAATGCCAACTACAGCGTAGGCATGCTGGATTCAATGCGTGAGTCAATCGGTACTGCTCTTAACTACAAGGGCTATTCCATCAACTCAATGAGCGACGATGAGCTTAAGGAAGCTCTCGAGATCCTCGTTAAGCAGAAGAGCGCTCTTCACCCCTCATACGGTGTTGATAACCTTAAGGATAAGGTTGCTTCAGGTGAGCTCGCAGCATGCATGTCCTGGTCCGGCGACCACATCATCATGCTCGACAGAATCGAAGAGCTCGGCAACTCCAATAACATCGACCTCAAGTTCGTTCTTCCCCGCGGTTCCAACTGGTCCGTTGACATGATGTGCGTTCCTACAAACTGCAAGAACTACGACGGCGCCATGGACTTCATCAACTTCATGTACGATCCTGAGATCGCGTATGAGAACTGCGAATATGTTGGTTATTCAACACCTAACACTGCAGCAAAAGATATGCTCGATCCTGAAGTATCCGGCAATATCTACTACTATCCTGATGAAGCAGTTTTCTCAACATTGGAGTTCTACTACACCTCCGATAAGCTCGAGGAAAGATACACAGAGCTCTGGAACACGGTAAAGGCCAGCGCTTAAAGGCTTAGCTTGATTTTGAAACAACGGCGGGCTGCACTTCGGTGCGGCCCGCTTTTTATTTGCAGCTTCAGTGCGCCCGCCACGCCTCCTCCGACCCTGGT includes:
- a CDS encoding spermidine/putrescine-binding protein, which translates into the protein MHKNVRKVISSLAALVMAGTLILPCGCAKKTQLIIYNWGEYIADETIEKFKTKYPQYDLVYRTFETNETMYPNLSNGYDVIIPSDYMVCRLIEEDWVQPLDWNKLPNVTKYMDPMFRNVTYTDNKEISDQVLDYAVPYMYCTVGLVYDANKITLPEGTTDPAVIWDVLFNENANYSVGMLDSMRESIGTALNYKGYSINSMSDDELKEALEILVKQKSALHPSYGVDNLKDKVASGELAACMSWSGDHIIMLDRIEELGNSNNIDLKFVLPRGSNWSVDMMCVPTNCKNYDGAMDFINFMYDPEIAYENCEYVGYSTPNTAAKDMLDPEVSGNIYYYPDEAVFSTLEFYYTSDKLEERYTELWNTVKASA
- a CDS encoding ABC-type spermidine/putrescine transport system permease subunit II, with protein sequence MRIAKRLVPDLYLGLLLIFIYLPIAILIIYSFNALPKSFIWGGFTLNNYKSLFKGSDGSGILESLTETLKVASIASVASTAFGVLSSLGLAYLNKKLQNLAMTMTYVPNVMPDLVTGISFMLLFSFLGVQKSEFTLIMSHIALCVPFAILSISPKIKQLDKSLTEAAMDLGATRFQTLRLVIIPEIMPGILSSVLLTFTLSIDDYLISNFNVDSSIQTLPMMIYSMAKLGVNPKMNALTTLMFGAVLILMVLSNLSSFKKAKNTKK
- a CDS encoding ABC-type spermidine/putrescine transport system permease subunit I produces the protein MTELRSKIKLMPVHAFVMIFAALYSFISIFIPMFELFVQYVPFRTYSLFTLLLDPKVSTRIRSGAVNLNFQSFAAWTFVITIVLAVAALTLSLSYPFYYNSRSKRKIGYMAVLVLFAGRGIAHVYTLSKMVSEQMITENNLTPQRLYVAQSFAGNLMMIVLGIGVGACLYGALNLKMNYKIFAYPYLVWIVIFTILPLILILFRAFFKKAAGGGYEFTTAGFAVLFQNKTVTTRFYGMDVTLQEYFSIFLRSLDYALWTTIGCLVLGYPASYILARRSKLKRQSGSRLLMLFVLPMWMNTMLRTYAWRAFFSETGVLNTLMQQWGMIDAPIMFLKNEVIADIVTKLVMTNDFLPFMILPLYSVLVKLDDSLSEAAYDLGATKVQTFLKVIFPLSLPGVISGIQMVFMPSLTFYMIPDILNEGSKTTIGTTVQNFILNESTTYNQAGNVLSLLLLIFVLITMGILRGQDKEAGGGMAL